The following proteins are encoded in a genomic region of Streptomyces gobiensis:
- a CDS encoding EF-hand domain-containing protein, whose translation MSEFLNDKLSRRFRTWDRDGNGYLERSDFVQGADRLGDAFNRPADSPQRQQMREMCQRLWEGLRKFADADGDGRVSEAEYRRAFTELIVKQPGAFDAAYAPFVSTLMAMADHDGDGRLDRDEYRSWFVTAFGITEHDADTAFDKVDADGDGHVTEEEMVAAIRDYYFSNDPDASGNWLLGPPAPQK comes from the coding sequence ATGTCTGAGTTTCTGAATGACAAGCTGTCCCGGCGCTTTCGGACCTGGGACCGTGACGGCAACGGGTACCTGGAGCGGAGCGACTTCGTGCAGGGCGCGGATCGGCTGGGGGATGCCTTCAACCGGCCCGCGGACTCCCCGCAGCGGCAGCAGATGCGGGAGATGTGCCAGCGGCTGTGGGAGGGTCTAAGGAAGTTCGCGGATGCCGACGGGGACGGCCGCGTCTCCGAGGCCGAATACCGGCGAGCGTTCACCGAGCTGATCGTTAAGCAGCCCGGCGCGTTCGACGCGGCATACGCGCCGTTCGTGAGCACCTTGATGGCCATGGCAGACCACGACGGCGACGGCAGGCTGGACCGGGACGAATACCGCAGTTGGTTCGTGACTGCCTTCGGCATCACCGAGCACGACGCCGATACGGCCTTCGACAAGGTCGATGCCGATGGCGACGGGCACGTTACCGAGGAAGAGATGGTGGCCGCTATCCGCGACTACTACTTCAGCAACGACCCCGACGCTTCCGGCAACTGGCTGCTCGGACCACCCGCGCCACAGAAGTAA